A genomic window from Dermacentor silvarum isolate Dsil-2018 chromosome 9, BIME_Dsil_1.4, whole genome shotgun sequence includes:
- the LOC125939889 gene encoding uncharacterized protein LOC125939889 produces MADFVEPPVSVPPEQKHGNTLPSTTSTFGSSTEFEETEPSGVPESSTPPQSQQVKLVPPPKEVAEKCPSNLMQEEVPVELKGPASPNYGAEMTPFQQKVANVTCCFSFSVILVTVVAVVALALTNRVQRPRREALKECGQGHCSRELRYLDAVVDTAVDPCSDFYAYMCNRWSGRHAGAGFLQDAFDKFFGTLATAVLQTRPAVFGGEAQVFQVGKTLLQDCIGYMNAEKPDLPRDVTSVLNVLNLSALLASNSSRVALVLSLNMSFATGLHCLVAITRRKKRQGGITYLYLYRTPSLRQELRAQTEDDGLYLYIHSLINLISPSEQNASTAGARDVIDIDSVLESFDTDERKETWLLPEVLKRDTSFPEGVWREAFRSFRVGGLVDVDVDEVLFSGYRQTSSVFRHLDYMPAPATTWYLAMLFLAQALRVDYARRYQSGRTRDQEYLCLDAVNRALELHWHNFVSNLTFAGLVGDSELDVMFRRLREKIVPAWLSNETALMAQEKLSALSYRAYVPSGDDAFTGTPGYNMTYVAQEADAALSRPFPGNYVALRILTQRETVLARPPDAAEAEMARLWAHPWPVYNEVPGTVILPSAYLDRPLMYARSATPEVNYATVGVVMAKALANAIGPNSRWNATSSGSWWGTEASFSYSMLAGCLRQHSDPNVIANPMDPQPRRSAAFKSSLFSWMRAARAGLDALRDQFRGSNRTEKQWGRAQRVFFKRFCLLSCGSERWDAMSPLERCTWPLLSMPEFRDAFSCRNDTIEHFDSTCASL; encoded by the exons CGCCCCCGCAAAGCCAGCAAGTCAAGTTGGTTCCTCCACCCAAGGAAGTGGCCGAGAAATGTCCTTCGAACCTAATGCAGGAAGAAGTACCAGTGG AGCTGAAGGGGCCAGCCTCGCCCAACTACGGCGCGGAGATGACGCCCTTCCAGCAGAAAGTGGCCAACGTCACCTGCTGCTTCAGCTTCAGCGTCATCCTGGTCACCGTCGTGGCGGTCGTGGCTCTCGCGCTTACAAATCGGGTGCAGCGGCCGAGGCGCGAGGCGCTCAAGGAGTGTGGCCAGGGTCACTGCAGCCGCGAGCTGCGGTATCTGGACGCCGTCGTGGACACCGCCGTGGACCCGTGTTCCGACTTCTACGCTTACATGTGCAACCGTTGGAGCGGCCGGCACGCCGGCGCGGGATTCCTGCAGGACGCGTTCGACAAGTTCTTCGGGACTCTCGCGACGGCCGTGCTGCAGACGCGCCCCGCTGTCTTCGGTGGTGAGGCTCAAG TTTTTCAGGTTGGAAAAACCTTGCTCCAGGACTGCATCGGGTACATGAACGCAGAAAAGCCCGACCTACCGCGGGACGTCACTTCAGTGCTTAACGTCCTCAACTTATCGGCCCTTCTGGCAAGCAACTCGTCCAGGGTTGCCTTGGTGCTCTCCCTCAACATGTCATTCGCAACCGGCTTACACTGCCTAGTGGCCATCACGCGTAGGAAGAAACGTCAGGGAGGGATTACGTATCTGTACTTGTACAGAACACCCAGCTTACGCCAAGAGCTCCGGGCACAGACCGAGGACGATGGCCTTTATCTCTATATTCACTCTCTGATAAACCTGATATCGCCGTCCGAGCAGAACGCTTCAACTGCCGGAGCTCGAGACGTCATCGACATCGACAGCGTGCTTGAGTCCTTTGACACGGACGAGAGGAAAGAGACGTGGCTCCTTCCGGAAGTGCTGAAGAGGGACACGTCATTTCCGGAAGGCGTGTGGAGAGAGGCTTTCCGCTCGTTCAGAGTCGGGGGCCTTGTCGATGTTGACGTAGATGAGGTCTTGTTCAGCGGCTACAGGCAGACTAGCAGCGTCTTCAGGCACCTCGACTACATGCCTGCACCGGCGACGACCTGGTACTTGGCAATGCTGTTCCTGGCACAG GCGCTACGCGTAGATTACGCCAGGCGGTATCAATCGGGTCGCACCCGAGACCAGGAATATCTCTGCTTGGACGCCGTCAACCGAGCACTCGAACTTCACTGGCACAACTTCGTGAGCAACCTCACCTTCGCCGGTCTGGTTGGCGACTCCGAGCTGGACGTCATGTTCAGGCGACTTCGCGAGAAGATCGTGCCTGCCTGGCTCAGCAACGAGACAGCGCTGATGGCTCAGGAGAAACTCAGCGCGTTGTCCTACAGGGCATACGTGCCTTCCGGCGATGACGCCTTTACAGGAACACCAG GATACAACATGACGTACGTGGCGCAAGAGGCAGATGCTGCACTGAGCCGGCCGTTTCCCGGAAATTACGTGGCTCTGCGAATCTTGACGCAACGGGAAACTGTGCTGGCGAGGCCACCCGACGCAGCGGAAGCGGAAATGGCCAGGCTCTGGGCCCATCCTTGGCCCGTCTACAACGAGGTCCCCGGCACCGTCATCTTGCCGTCGGCGTACTTGGACAGACCCCTTATGTACGCCCGGTCCGCGACCCCGGAGGTGAACTACGCCACCGTCGGGGTGGTGATGGCCAAGGCACTTGCCAATGCCATTGGTCCCAACTCAAG GTGGAACGCGACGTCTTCCGGGTCCTGGTGGGGAACCGAGGCCAGCTTCTCCTACTCGATGCTGGCGGGCTGCCTGCGTCAGCACTCGGACCCCAACGTGATCGCCAACCCGATGGACCCACAGCCCAGGAGGTCCGCGGCGTTCAAGTCGAGCCTGTTCTCCTGGATGCGCGCGGCCAGGGCAGGGCTGGATGCGCTCCGGGACCAGTTCCGTGGCTCGAACCGCACCGAGAAACAGTGGGGCCGGGCTCAGCGCGTGTTCTTCAAGCGCTTCTGCCTCCTCTCCTGCGGTTCGGAGCGGTGGGATGCCATGTCGCCGCTCGAGCGATGTACGTGGCCTCTGCTCAGCATGCCGGAGTTTCGAGACGCGTTCAGCTGCAGGAACGACACGATCGAGCACTTCGACAGCACGTGCGCTTCACTCTGA